Proteins encoded within one genomic window of Sphingomonas sp. G-3-2-10:
- a CDS encoding IlvD/Edd family dehydratase, whose product MTNLGQGNNGPQGLRSRAWFDNPDNPGMTALYVERYLNYGISLEELQSGRPIIGIAQTGSDLVPCNRHHIELAKRVREGIRDAGGIAIEFPAHPIQETGKRPTAGLDRNLAYLSLVESIYGYPMDGVVLTIGCDKTTPACLMAAATVNIPAIALSVGPMLNGWFKGERTGSGTIVWKAREMLAAGEIDYKGFIELVASSAPSTGWCNTMGTATTMNSLCEALGMSLPGSAAIPAPYRDRGENAYRTGLQIVEMVNADRKPSDILTRAAFLNAIRVNSAIGGSTNAPIHLNAIARHIGVELSLEDWESHGADVPLIVNLQPAGTYLGEDFYRAGGVPAVMGQLLRAGLLDGSAINANGKTIDETIGSADTGDADVIRPLADPLKPAAGLTVLSGNLFDNAVMKLSVISPEFRARYLSNPDDPEAFEGTAIVFDGPEDYHARIDDPALNADARSVLIMRGAGPIGYPGGAEVVNMRPPSALIQAGIHALPCVGDGRQSGTSGSPSILNAAPEAVVGGGLALVQTGDRIRIDLGKRTADMLVDPQELARRRAALPATPDYMPEAQTPWQEIHRDITGQFEGGAVIESAVKYQRIAQTRGLPRDSH is encoded by the coding sequence GTGACGAACTTGGGGCAGGGCAATAACGGACCGCAGGGGCTGCGTTCACGCGCATGGTTCGACAATCCTGACAATCCGGGCATGACGGCGCTCTACGTCGAGCGTTACCTGAACTATGGCATCTCTCTGGAGGAATTGCAGTCGGGCCGCCCGATCATCGGGATCGCGCAGACCGGCAGCGATCTCGTCCCGTGCAACCGGCATCATATCGAACTGGCAAAGCGGGTGCGCGAAGGCATTCGCGACGCGGGCGGCATCGCCATCGAATTTCCCGCCCACCCTATCCAGGAAACCGGCAAGCGGCCGACAGCGGGCCTCGATCGCAACCTCGCTTATCTGAGCCTAGTCGAATCGATCTACGGCTATCCGATGGACGGCGTCGTCCTGACCATCGGCTGCGACAAGACCACACCCGCCTGCCTGATGGCAGCGGCGACGGTGAACATTCCCGCGATCGCCCTGTCGGTCGGCCCCATGCTCAACGGCTGGTTCAAGGGCGAGCGCACCGGATCGGGCACGATCGTGTGGAAGGCGCGCGAGATGCTTGCGGCCGGCGAGATCGACTATAAGGGCTTCATCGAGCTGGTGGCGTCCTCCGCCCCTTCGACCGGCTGGTGCAACACGATGGGCACCGCCACGACGATGAACTCGCTGTGCGAAGCGCTGGGCATGTCGCTGCCCGGCTCGGCGGCGATCCCCGCGCCGTATCGCGATCGCGGCGAGAATGCCTATCGCACCGGCCTGCAGATCGTGGAGATGGTCAACGCTGACCGGAAGCCGTCGGACATCCTGACGCGCGCCGCGTTCCTCAACGCGATCCGTGTCAATTCGGCGATCGGGGGATCGACCAACGCGCCGATCCACCTCAACGCCATCGCCCGCCATATCGGCGTCGAACTGAGCCTCGAGGATTGGGAATCGCATGGCGCGGACGTGCCGCTGATCGTCAATCTCCAACCCGCCGGAACCTATCTGGGCGAGGATTTCTACCGCGCCGGCGGCGTGCCCGCGGTGATGGGACAACTGTTGCGCGCGGGCCTGCTCGACGGCAGCGCGATCAACGCCAATGGCAAGACGATCGACGAGACCATCGGCAGCGCGGATACCGGGGATGCCGACGTCATCCGCCCGCTCGCCGATCCGCTCAAGCCCGCCGCCGGGCTCACCGTCCTGTCGGGCAATCTGTTCGACAATGCGGTGATGAAGCTCAGTGTGATCTCGCCCGAATTCCGTGCCCGCTATCTCTCGAACCCCGACGATCCCGAAGCGTTCGAAGGGACCGCGATCGTGTTCGACGGGCCGGAGGATTATCATGCCCGGATCGACGATCCGGCGCTGAACGCCGATGCGCGATCGGTCCTGATCATGCGCGGCGCGGGGCCGATCGGTTATCCCGGCGGCGCGGAAGTGGTGAACATGCGCCCGCCCTCGGCGCTGATCCAGGCGGGCATCCATGCTCTGCCCTGCGTCGGCGACGGGCGCCAGTCTGGCACCAGCGGCAGCCCCTCGATCCTCAACGCCGCGCCCGAAGCCGTGGTCGGCGGCGGTCTCGCGCTGGTGCAGACCGGCGACCGGATCCGCATCGACCTGGGCAAGCGGACCGCCGACATGCTGGTCGATCCGCAGGAACTCGCGCGCCGCCGCGCCGCGCTGCCCGCCACGCCGGACTATATGCCCGAGGCCCAGACGCCGTGGCAGGAGATCCACCGCGACATTACCGGCCAGTTCGAAGGCGGTGCGGTGATCGAATCCGCGGTCAAATATCAGCGTATCGCCCAGACCCGCGGACTGCCGCGCGACAGCCACTAA
- a CDS encoding SMP-30/gluconolactonase/LRE family protein, with the protein MSDVAVIARDRRDRLGEGPLWSARENALYWVDILGRRVNRLSLADRSVTSFEQPAYAAWIIEREAGGLVAGIGLDIVRLDLPANTRETIGSVDKGIAGNRLNDAKADRQGRIWAGTMPAACDKPSGAFYRIDPDGIIVRADAPYTIANGPAIDPEGHFLLHTDTALATIFRFDIHDDGSLGQRRPFITFERGWGNPDGMTFDADGGLWVACWGGGCVTRFTPEGVRDRSIALPASQITSCAFAGPALDRMFVTSAGDGVKEPLGGALFEIDPGQRGRTPEMYRG; encoded by the coding sequence ATGTCCGACGTCGCGGTCATCGCGCGCGATCGCCGCGACCGGCTGGGCGAAGGTCCGCTCTGGTCCGCGCGCGAGAATGCGCTGTACTGGGTCGATATCCTCGGCCGCCGCGTCAATCGCCTGTCGCTCGCCGACCGCAGCGTCACCAGCTTCGAACAGCCGGCCTATGCCGCGTGGATCATCGAGCGCGAAGCGGGCGGGTTGGTTGCGGGCATCGGGCTCGACATCGTCCGCCTCGATCTCCCGGCAAACACCCGCGAGACGATTGGATCGGTCGACAAGGGCATCGCCGGCAACCGGCTCAACGACGCCAAGGCCGATCGTCAGGGCCGCATCTGGGCAGGCACCATGCCCGCCGCGTGCGACAAACCGAGCGGCGCCTTCTACCGGATCGATCCCGACGGGATCATCGTTCGGGCGGACGCGCCCTACACGATCGCCAACGGCCCGGCGATCGATCCGGAGGGACATTTCCTCCTGCACACCGACACTGCGCTCGCCACGATCTTCCGCTTCGACATCCATGACGACGGGAGTCTCGGCCAGCGGCGTCCGTTCATCACCTTCGAACGCGGCTGGGGCAATCCGGACGGGATGACGTTCGATGCCGATGGCGGGCTGTGGGTCGCCTGCTGGGGTGGCGGCTGCGTCACGCGCTTCACGCCCGAAGGCGTCCGCGACCGTTCGATCGCCCTGCCCGCCAGCCAGATCACCAGCTGCGCCTTCGCCGGCCCCGCGCTCGACCGCATGTTCGTCACCTCGGCGGGGGACGGCGTGAAGGAGCCGCTGGGCGGCGCGCTGTTCGAGATCGATCCCGGCCAGCGCGGCCGCACGCCGGAAATGTATCGCGGATAA